A genomic region of Gemmata massiliana contains the following coding sequences:
- a CDS encoding iron-containing alcohol dehydrogenase, with product MRTWSFSSAGALFFGRNAVRIHLREACERLGAKRAFIVTDSVLVKVGLLAQTTEPLTAGNVAFAHFDKITPEPGVELVRECVAAARAFDPDVIIGLGGGSNIDTAKLVSMILAHGGDPLDYTGDCRVPGPVKPLICVPTTAGTGSEVSAAAVFTDTANHIKVSCLSPFLRPAFAIVDPLFTVSCPPKVTADSGIDALTHAIEGFCAVHNDEFPLPSGEKTVYQGKNPMADSMARETFRLVGTYLRRAVKDGSDLESRDGMALAATLGGLAFSNAGVALVHAMEYPVGGAVHVSHGAGNGLLLPFVMRFNLEKRVRETAEIGRALLGETGTTSDEVLAEQTISAIEQLRADIGIPLRLRDIGVTEAMLPGFASKAFAIKRLMRVNPRMPQSEDDILGIYRAAF from the coding sequence ATGCGCACCTGGTCCTTCTCCTCCGCCGGCGCACTGTTTTTCGGCCGGAACGCGGTCCGCATTCACCTCCGCGAAGCGTGCGAGCGGCTCGGCGCGAAGCGGGCGTTCATCGTGACGGACTCCGTTCTGGTGAAGGTGGGCTTGCTCGCACAAACGACCGAGCCGCTCACCGCGGGGAACGTGGCGTTCGCGCACTTCGACAAGATCACGCCGGAACCGGGCGTGGAACTCGTGCGCGAGTGCGTCGCAGCAGCGCGGGCTTTCGATCCGGACGTCATCATTGGTTTGGGCGGGGGGAGCAACATCGATACGGCCAAGCTCGTGTCGATGATTTTGGCTCACGGCGGCGACCCGCTTGATTACACGGGGGATTGTCGCGTACCGGGACCGGTCAAGCCACTCATCTGCGTCCCGACGACTGCGGGCACCGGGTCGGAAGTCTCCGCGGCGGCCGTGTTCACCGATACCGCGAACCACATCAAGGTGAGCTGCCTCAGTCCGTTCCTGCGGCCCGCGTTCGCGATCGTCGACCCGCTGTTCACCGTGAGCTGTCCGCCGAAGGTGACCGCGGACTCCGGTATCGACGCTCTCACGCACGCGATCGAGGGCTTCTGCGCCGTTCACAACGACGAGTTCCCGCTGCCGAGCGGCGAGAAGACCGTTTATCAGGGCAAAAACCCGATGGCGGATTCAATGGCGCGTGAGACGTTTCGACTCGTCGGAACGTATTTGAGGCGCGCGGTGAAGGACGGGAGCGACCTCGAATCGCGCGACGGCATGGCGCTCGCCGCAACTCTCGGTGGGCTCGCGTTCTCGAACGCGGGCGTCGCTCTCGTTCACGCGATGGAGTACCCCGTTGGCGGGGCGGTTCACGTTTCGCACGGTGCCGGGAACGGTCTGCTTCTGCCGTTCGTGATGCGCTTCAACCTGGAAAAGCGTGTACGCGAAACGGCTGAAATCGGCCGCGCGTTGCTGGGTGAAACCGGCACGACTTCGGACGAAGTACTCGCTGAGCAAACGATCTCTGCGATCGAGCAACTCCGTGCAGATATTGGCATTCCGCTCCGCCTGCGCGATATTGGCGTGACCGAAGCCATGTTGCCCGGGTTCGCGTCGAAGGCGTTCGCCATCAAGCGCCTGATGCGCGTGAACCCGCGGATGCCGCAGAGCGAGGACGATATTCTCGGCATCTACCGGGCCGCGTTCTGA
- a CDS encoding phospholipid carrier-dependent glycosyltransferase, translating to MTRNRASILLTLAAVAGFVAWFWCRGEQFLAANGPTFDEPVHLAAGYSYWVTGSFRLNREDPPLLKMLWAAPLVFGEHPPYPYDVARETNNDHWHVGDAFFFHSDRPPRELLAPARRVNLALGVCVVLLTGWWAFRLWNSRLAGIGAAGFAVCDPNLLALSCVLSTDIGLTLFALLACYLVWEYVAAPSRGLLVGAGAALGLALGAKFSALAVVLGLGTAGAVFVLMGGRLALPNTPPDVSRGRALIEFAFRLGLIALVALAATYGFVHFDQWGSGLKFQLTRAAHGDGMMYLNGELSRTGWYHYFLALFPIKLPLGLFTGALLVVLTSRLVRAPRSAFLFVPAVVFFVLASYSRVDLGIRVVLPVLPFLYIVASGLASRACCHTAGGVLLALCLVWAGVSAARSDPHPIAYFNELAGGPRGGLRFVADSNVDWGQGLPALKAYLDAHGPEVIYLSYFGTDRPEAYGIRYQALPAYGRVGAPGGEFIPADAPRHVVVVSANNLLGIYLNDPDTFAWLRARAPTAILGGSLYVFDLTGDAAVVQHVRTISVK from the coding sequence GTGACGCGGAACCGTGCCTCCATCTTGCTGACGCTGGCCGCGGTTGCCGGCTTCGTCGCGTGGTTCTGGTGTCGCGGGGAACAGTTCCTCGCGGCGAACGGGCCGACGTTCGATGAACCGGTTCACCTCGCGGCCGGCTATTCGTACTGGGTGACGGGTAGTTTTCGGCTCAATCGCGAAGACCCGCCCCTCTTAAAAATGCTTTGGGCCGCGCCGCTTGTGTTCGGTGAACACCCACCGTACCCGTATGACGTCGCGCGCGAAACTAACAACGATCACTGGCACGTTGGGGACGCCTTCTTCTTTCATTCGGATCGGCCGCCGCGCGAGCTGCTGGCGCCCGCGCGGCGCGTCAATCTCGCGCTGGGCGTGTGTGTGGTTCTGTTGACGGGATGGTGGGCGTTTCGGCTGTGGAACTCGCGTCTCGCGGGTATCGGGGCCGCGGGGTTCGCGGTGTGTGACCCGAACCTGCTCGCGCTCTCGTGTGTTCTCTCCACTGACATCGGGCTGACGCTGTTCGCGCTGCTCGCGTGCTACCTCGTGTGGGAGTACGTGGCTGCGCCGTCGCGCGGTCTGTTGGTTGGTGCGGGCGCGGCTCTGGGACTCGCGTTGGGGGCGAAGTTCTCGGCGCTGGCAGTCGTTCTGGGGCTTGGTACGGCCGGAGCGGTGTTCGTGCTCATGGGCGGACGGCTCGCATTACCGAATACTCCGCCCGACGTCTCCCGCGGGCGCGCGCTCATTGAGTTCGCGTTTCGGTTGGGGCTGATCGCGCTCGTGGCGCTCGCCGCGACTTACGGATTCGTCCATTTTGACCAGTGGGGAAGCGGACTCAAGTTCCAGCTCACGCGCGCCGCGCACGGCGACGGAATGATGTACCTCAACGGTGAACTCTCGCGCACGGGCTGGTATCACTATTTCCTGGCCCTTTTTCCCATTAAACTGCCGCTCGGGTTGTTTACGGGTGCATTGCTCGTGGTCCTTACGAGCCGGTTGGTCCGCGCGCCACGAAGCGCGTTCCTGTTCGTGCCTGCAGTTGTATTCTTCGTGCTCGCATCGTACTCGCGGGTCGATCTCGGTATTCGCGTCGTACTGCCCGTTCTGCCGTTCCTGTACATCGTTGCGTCGGGATTAGCGAGTAGGGCTTGCTGCCACACCGCGGGAGGAGTTCTGTTGGCACTTTGCCTGGTGTGGGCGGGTGTTTCGGCCGCGCGAAGTGACCCGCACCCGATCGCGTACTTCAACGAACTGGCCGGTGGGCCGCGCGGCGGGCTTCGCTTCGTTGCGGATTCCAACGTAGATTGGGGCCAGGGGCTTCCCGCTTTGAAGGCGTACCTCGATGCGCACGGACCGGAGGTCATTTACCTCTCGTACTTCGGCACCGACCGACCCGAAGCTTACGGTATCCGATACCAAGCGTTACCAGCATACGGGCGCGTAGGCGCTCCCGGTGGTGAATTCATCCCTGCGGACGCGCCGCGCCACGTCGTTGTCGTGAGCGCGAACAACTTGCTCGGCATTTACTTGAACGATCCGGACACGTTTGCCTGGCTGCGCGCGCGCGCGCCGACGGCGATCCTCGGCGGCAGTTTGTACGTCTTTGACCTCACCGGCGACG